A window from Gemmatimonadota bacterium encodes these proteins:
- a CDS encoding HNH endonuclease signature motif containing protein → EARDRGCRFPGCAGRFTDGHHVVHWAEGGETSLRNLVLLCRRHHRAVHEGRVRVCLGEDRSVVFFTPRGRALYDAPRGVNGGIGARTAPGPGSPRPTVKPRLDRPLHRSGAARWTRDSYVPWPVEARARDALEEEAEAEEEAAAAC, encoded by the coding sequence GAGGCGCGCGACCGGGGCTGCCGCTTCCCGGGCTGCGCCGGCCGCTTCACCGACGGCCACCACGTCGTGCACTGGGCAGAGGGCGGCGAGACGAGCCTGCGGAACCTGGTGCTGCTGTGCCGCAGGCATCACAGGGCGGTGCACGAGGGCCGGGTACGGGTGTGCCTGGGCGAAGACAGATCTGTCGTTTTCTTCACGCCCAGGGGTAGGGCGCTCTACGACGCGCCGCGCGGGGTGAACGGTGGGATCGGCGCGAGGACGGCGCCCGGCCCGGGATCACCGCGCCCAACTGTGAAGCCCCGGCTCGACCGGCCGTTGCACAGGAGCGGCGCGGCGCGCTGGACGCGCGACTCGTACGTGCCGTGGCCGGTCGAGGCCCGCGCGCGCGACGCGCTCGAGGAGGAGGCCGAGGCGGAAGAAGAAGCGGCGGCGGCGTGCTGA
- the mdh gene encoding malate dehydrogenase yields the protein MIDRITVVGAGHVGATTAQGIALRELAGEVVMVDIAEGIPQGKGLDQWESAPIEGFDTRVVGANDYGPAADSGIVVITAGIARKPGMSRDDLLKINAGIVESVSREVRSCSPDAIVIVVSNPLDVMAYVAKDVTGFPRERVIGMAGVLDTARYRAFIASELDVSVEDIQALVLGGHGDTMVPLVSYTTVSGIPLTQLLDRDRIDALIERTRRGGAEIVGHLKTGSAYYAPAAAATQMVEAIVRDKRRILPCAAYLEGEYGHEGIFLGVPCKLGRGGLQHILEVELTDAEAAELAGSAQAVRSTMDALANLG from the coding sequence ATGATCGACAGAATCACCGTGGTCGGCGCAGGCCACGTCGGCGCGACCACCGCACAGGGGATCGCCCTCCGGGAGCTCGCGGGCGAGGTCGTGATGGTCGACATCGCCGAGGGGATCCCCCAGGGGAAGGGCCTGGACCAGTGGGAGTCGGCGCCCATCGAGGGCTTCGACACTCGCGTCGTCGGCGCCAACGACTACGGGCCCGCGGCCGACTCGGGGATCGTCGTGATCACCGCCGGGATCGCGCGCAAGCCGGGCATGAGCCGCGACGACCTGCTCAAGATCAACGCCGGCATCGTCGAAAGCGTGTCCAGGGAGGTCCGCTCGTGCTCGCCCGACGCGATCGTGATCGTGGTCTCCAACCCGCTGGACGTCATGGCGTACGTGGCCAAGGACGTCACGGGCTTCCCCCGCGAGCGCGTCATCGGCATGGCGGGGGTGCTCGACACCGCCCGCTACCGCGCGTTCATCGCCAGCGAGCTGGACGTCAGCGTGGAGGACATCCAGGCGCTCGTGCTGGGCGGGCACGGCGACACCATGGTGCCGCTGGTGAGCTACACGACGGTCAGCGGCATCCCGCTCACGCAGCTCCTGGATCGCGACCGCATCGACGCGCTGATCGAGCGCACCCGCAGGGGCGGCGCCGAGATCGTCGGCCACCTCAAGACCGGTAGCGCCTACTACGCGCCCGCCGCCGCCGCCACCCAGATGGTCGAGGCGATCGTGCGCGACAAGCGCCGCATCTTGCCGTGCGCGGCCTACCTCGAGGGCGAGTACGGGCACGAGGGGATATTCCTGGGGGTTCCCTGTAAGTTGGGCCGGGGTGGGCTGCAGCACATCCTCGAAGTCGAGCTGACGGACGCCGAGGCCGCGGAGCTGGCGGGCAGCGCCCAGGCGGTCCGGTCGACGATGGACGCGCTGGCCAACCTGGGTTGA
- a CDS encoding succinate dehydrogenase cytochrome b subunit, with protein sequence MSRATKLYSTTVGKKIVMALSGIVLAGFVVAHMAGNLHLFEGAAEINEYAAFLREVGSPLVPHGAALWASRVILLLALGVHVVSWLSVAGKSRDARRTGYRSYERKVFSKTSLTMAWAGVFIFLFVIFHLLHLTTGDAHPDFVQGDVYHNLVVGLGGWPMAAVYLGAAAAVALHLYHGIWSATQTLGLDYPRLDRYRRPVSIGIAVIVGLGFAAVPLAIATGVVS encoded by the coding sequence ATGAGCAGGGCGACGAAGCTGTACTCCACGACGGTCGGCAAGAAGATCGTCATGGCGCTGTCGGGGATCGTACTGGCGGGCTTCGTCGTGGCGCACATGGCCGGCAACCTGCACCTGTTCGAGGGCGCCGCCGAGATCAACGAGTACGCCGCGTTCCTGCGCGAGGTGGGCTCCCCCCTGGTGCCGCACGGCGCCGCGCTGTGGGCCAGCCGCGTGATCCTCCTGCTCGCGCTGGGCGTGCACGTCGTCTCCTGGCTGTCCGTCGCCGGCAAGTCGCGCGACGCCCGCCGCACCGGCTACCGGAGCTACGAGCGCAAGGTATTCTCGAAGACCTCGCTCACGATGGCGTGGGCGGGCGTCTTCATCTTCCTGTTCGTGATCTTCCACCTGCTGCACCTGACCACGGGCGACGCGCACCCCGACTTCGTCCAGGGGGATGTCTACCACAATCTCGTGGTCGGCCTCGGCGGCTGGCCCATGGCGGCCGTCTATCTGGGAGCCGCCGCGGCAGTCGCGCTGCACCTCTACCACGGCATCTGGAGCGCGACCCAGACGCTGGGGCTCGACTACCCGCGCCTGGACCGCTACCGGCGCCCGGTGTCGATCGGGATCGCGGTGATCGTCGGCCTCGGATTCGCGGCGGTGCCGCTGGCGATCGCCACGGGGGTGGTGTCATGA
- a CDS encoding fumarate reductase/succinate dehydrogenase flavoprotein subunit has translation MSATPNWDLDANVPGGPIERKWDRHRFAMKLVNPSNRRKYDVIVVGSGLAGGAAAATLGEQGYNVKCFCFQDSPRRAHSIAAQGGINAAKNYRNDGDSVWRLFYDTVKGGDFRSREANVYRLAQLSVNIIDQAVAQGVPFAREYGGLLDNRSFGGAQVARTFYARGQTGQQLLLGCYQALERQVDAGTVEMFTRHEMLDLVVVDGRARGIIVRDLVTGEVERHAADAVVLATGGYANVFFLSTNAKGCNVTAAWRAHKRGAGFANPCFTQIHPTCIPTSGEYQSKLTLMSESLRNDGRIWVPAGDGDGRAGGQIPEAERDYYLERLYPSFGNLTPRDIASRRAKEMVDEGKGVGPMKNGVYLDFQHAIDRLGADVISERYGNLFEMYEKITGEDPYAVPMRIYPAPHYTMGGLWVDYNLESTIPGLHVAGEANFSDHGANRLGASALMQGLADGYFVIPATIGDYLGRTRLDDVSTGHEAFDEAATEVDERTKRLLAVDGSRTVDDFHRELGKLVWEACGMARDEAGLREALERIPELREEYWADVKVPGSAENLNQSLEKAGRVADFMEFAELMCRDALERDESCGAHYRVEHTTDEGEAKRNDEDYSHVSVWEWMGQGSEPVLHKERLRFAHVPPSQRSYK, from the coding sequence ATGAGCGCGACCCCCAACTGGGACCTCGACGCCAACGTCCCCGGGGGGCCGATCGAGCGGAAGTGGGACCGGCACCGCTTCGCCATGAAGCTGGTCAACCCGTCGAACCGCCGGAAGTACGACGTGATCGTGGTGGGCTCCGGGCTCGCGGGCGGCGCGGCCGCCGCCACGCTGGGCGAGCAGGGCTACAACGTGAAGTGCTTCTGCTTCCAGGACAGCCCGCGGCGCGCGCACAGCATCGCCGCGCAGGGCGGCATCAACGCCGCCAAGAACTACCGCAACGACGGCGACAGCGTCTGGCGACTGTTCTACGATACGGTGAAGGGCGGCGACTTCCGCTCGCGCGAGGCCAACGTGTACCGGCTCGCGCAGCTCAGCGTGAACATCATCGACCAGGCCGTGGCGCAGGGCGTCCCGTTCGCGCGCGAGTACGGCGGGCTGCTGGACAACCGCTCGTTCGGCGGCGCGCAGGTGGCGCGCACCTTCTACGCCCGCGGCCAGACCGGCCAGCAGCTCCTGCTGGGTTGCTACCAGGCGCTCGAGCGGCAGGTCGACGCGGGCACCGTGGAGATGTTCACGCGCCACGAGATGCTCGATCTTGTCGTGGTCGATGGGCGCGCGCGCGGGATCATCGTGCGGGATCTGGTCACCGGCGAGGTGGAGCGCCACGCGGCGGACGCGGTGGTGCTGGCCACCGGCGGCTACGCCAACGTCTTCTTCCTGTCGACCAACGCCAAGGGCTGCAACGTCACCGCCGCCTGGCGCGCCCACAAGCGCGGCGCCGGCTTCGCCAACCCGTGCTTCACGCAGATCCACCCTACGTGCATCCCGACCAGCGGCGAGTACCAGTCGAAGCTCACTCTGATGAGCGAGTCGCTGCGGAACGACGGCCGCATCTGGGTGCCCGCGGGCGACGGGGACGGGCGCGCCGGCGGGCAGATTCCCGAAGCCGAGCGCGACTACTACCTGGAGCGGCTCTACCCGAGCTTCGGCAACCTCACCCCGCGCGACATCGCGTCGCGGCGGGCCAAGGAGATGGTCGACGAGGGGAAGGGCGTGGGGCCGATGAAGAACGGCGTGTACCTGGACTTCCAGCACGCCATCGACCGCCTGGGCGCGGACGTCATCTCGGAGCGCTACGGCAACCTCTTCGAGATGTACGAGAAGATCACCGGCGAGGACCCCTACGCCGTGCCCATGCGCATCTACCCGGCGCCGCACTACACCATGGGCGGGCTGTGGGTGGACTACAACCTGGAGAGCACGATCCCCGGGCTGCACGTCGCGGGCGAGGCCAACTTCAGCGACCACGGCGCCAATCGCCTGGGCGCGAGCGCGCTCATGCAGGGGCTGGCCGACGGCTACTTCGTGATCCCCGCGACCATCGGCGACTACCTGGGGCGCACCCGGCTGGACGACGTGAGCACCGGGCACGAGGCGTTCGACGAGGCCGCGACTGAGGTGGATGAGCGGACCAAGCGCCTGCTGGCGGTCGATGGTTCGCGGACGGTCGACGACTTCCACCGCGAGCTGGGCAAGCTGGTCTGGGAGGCCTGCGGCATGGCTCGCGACGAGGCTGGCCTGCGCGAGGCGCTGGAGCGCATCCCCGAGCTGCGCGAGGAGTATTGGGCCGACGTGAAGGTGCCCGGCAGCGCCGAGAACCTGAACCAGTCGCTGGAGAAGGCCGGCCGCGTGGCCGACTTCATGGAGTTCGCCGAGCTCATGTGCCGCGACGCGCTGGAGCGCGACGAATCGTGCGGCGCGCACTACCGCGTCGAGCACACCACAGACGAGGGCGAGGCCAAGCGCAACGACGAGGACTACTCGCACGTGTCGGTGTGGGAGTGGATGGGGCAGGGGAGCGAGCCCGTCCTGCACAAGGAACGGCTGCGCTTCGCGCACGTACCGCCCTCGCAGAGGAGCTACAAGTGA
- a CDS encoding succinate dehydrogenase/fumarate reductase iron-sulfur subunit yields the protein MTITLRVWRQPDASSAGAFETHTVKEVSPHMSFLEMLDVLNERLALEGRDPVAFDHDCREGICGMCGFMIDGVAHGPEPGTTVCQLHMRHYKDGDEIRLEPWRSEGFPPVRDLIVDRTAFDRIIQGGGFISASTGSAPDANAIPVGKAAADLAFDAAECIGCGACVAACPNASAMLFTSAKAAHLNVLPQGAPEKDRRTLGMVAAMNDERFGHCTNHGACQEVCPKGIKVDYIARLNRDWLGAVLRGAESSS from the coding sequence ATGACCATCACGCTGCGTGTCTGGCGGCAGCCCGACGCCTCGAGCGCCGGCGCCTTCGAGACGCATACGGTAAAGGAGGTCAGCCCGCACATGTCCTTCCTGGAGATGCTCGACGTCCTCAACGAGCGGCTCGCGCTGGAGGGCAGGGATCCGGTCGCGTTCGACCACGACTGCCGCGAGGGCATCTGCGGCATGTGCGGCTTCATGATCGACGGCGTCGCGCACGGCCCCGAGCCCGGCACCACGGTGTGCCAGCTCCACATGCGCCACTACAAGGACGGCGACGAGATCCGCCTGGAGCCTTGGCGCTCCGAAGGCTTCCCGCCCGTCCGCGACCTCATCGTCGACCGTACCGCCTTCGATCGGATCATCCAGGGCGGCGGCTTCATCTCCGCCAGCACCGGCTCCGCCCCCGACGCCAACGCGATCCCGGTGGGCAAGGCCGCCGCCGACCTCGCCTTCGACGCCGCCGAGTGCATCGGCTGCGGCGCCTGCGTGGCCGCCTGCCCCAACGCCTCCGCCATGCTCTTCACCTCCGCCAAGGCCGCGCACCTGAACGTCCTCCCGCAGGGCGCCCCCGAGAAGGACCGCCGCACCCTGGGCATGGTCGCCGCCATGAACGACGAGCGCTTCGGCCACTGCACGAACCACGGGGCCTGCCAGGAGGTTTGTCCCAAGGGGATCAAGGTCGATTACATCGCACGGTTGAACCGGGACTGGCTTGGGGCGGTGCTGAGGGGTGCGGAAAGTTCAAGCTGA
- a CDS encoding carboxypeptidase-like regulatory domain-containing protein yields MTTREHAMPCRRPSSAFPAANATALCLCVVLTAPATGVAQDSGVFAGAVVAAESRAPLPAALVYLPDARRRILTGTDGRFRIDGLEPGVHRVLVETIGRVTVDTTVVVGAPGISVVLPMAARAIALHGIDVDVAPCSESGFDAAAGSAEAAAVLDELRKNAERYRATQEIEAPVLVMQRDQRLLRRNGRVARQRTDTIAADTTASSYRPGEVLVANVPQLIGLPSTHKMRLPGFQTLASDAFQDAHCFRYRGLDERDGERRIRIEYVPLLSIRTPDVRGSVYLNPQTFVVTEATFVLTNVPSTMPNLRSLTATVLYDEPVPGRVLIREIRSEQLLADRRTPTALELQKRVEYRIREEVLGSA; encoded by the coding sequence ATGACCACACGGGAGCATGCAATGCCATGCCGTCGCCCATCTTCCGCCTTTCCCGCCGCCAACGCCACCGCGCTCTGCTTGTGTGTTGTCCTCACAGCGCCCGCGACCGGGGTTGCCCAGGACTCAGGTGTCTTCGCGGGCGCGGTCGTCGCCGCGGAGAGCCGCGCTCCCCTTCCGGCGGCGTTGGTTTACTTGCCGGACGCACGCAGGCGGATCCTCACCGGAACCGATGGACGATTCCGAATCGACGGGCTCGAACCGGGCGTTCACCGGGTTCTGGTAGAGACCATCGGACGGGTCACTGTGGACACCACGGTCGTCGTCGGAGCCCCCGGGATAAGCGTCGTCCTGCCGATGGCCGCCCGGGCCATCGCGCTCCACGGCATCGACGTGGACGTGGCCCCCTGCAGTGAATCGGGATTCGACGCAGCGGCGGGCTCGGCCGAAGCCGCCGCTGTGCTGGATGAGCTCAGGAAGAACGCCGAGCGGTATCGCGCTACGCAGGAGATCGAGGCGCCGGTTCTCGTGATGCAGAGAGACCAGCGCTTGCTTCGGCGAAACGGTCGGGTCGCCCGCCAGCGCACGGACACCATCGCTGCCGACACGACCGCGTCATCCTACAGGCCGGGCGAGGTGCTGGTGGCGAACGTCCCACAACTCATCGGCCTTCCCAGCACCCACAAGATGCGCCTGCCCGGTTTTCAGACGCTAGCGAGTGACGCTTTCCAGGACGCGCACTGCTTCCGATACCGGGGGCTCGACGAGCGCGACGGCGAGCGCCGTATCCGGATCGAGTATGTCCCGCTGTTGTCCATCCGAACTCCGGATGTTCGTGGGTCGGTGTACCTGAACCCCCAGACCTTCGTCGTCACCGAGGCTACGTTCGTGCTCACCAACGTGCCGTCGACGATGCCCAACCTGCGATCTCTGACCGCAACCGTCCTCTACGACGAGCCCGTGCCGGGCCGCGTGCTGATCCGCGAGATCCGCTCGGAGCAGCTCCTTGCGGACCGACGAACGCCGACCGCGCTCGAGCTGCAGAAGCGGGTCGAGTATCGGATCAGGGAGGAGGTGTTGGGGTCGGCATGA
- a CDS encoding c-type cytochrome, with product MTARPGEKWAGFALLVAAFLIQTTLVYSDEPTGSLDAEALRGRELWQRNGCQVCHQVYGQGGFLGPDLTNAYSRVDTLRFASLLTVGSGQMPSFRFSSDDIADLREFLRALDRPELGRGQLRLGEAGVAAPWDRFDRAVAPLLGGGPERGWRLVRTGACVGCHQPLAASAVGAPDLSLAATRLDADELRGVLTAGRSDLGMPPSGLAGADLEDVVAFLQWLAAEREAVDSAFASIARDRTIDWGAIPWWEYR from the coding sequence GTGACGGCGCGGCCGGGTGAAAAGTGGGCGGGTTTCGCCCTGCTGGTCGCCGCCTTCCTCATTCAGACAACTCTGGTCTACAGCGACGAGCCGACCGGCTCGCTCGACGCCGAAGCGCTTCGGGGACGCGAGCTCTGGCAGCGCAACGGGTGCCAGGTGTGCCACCAGGTCTACGGGCAGGGTGGTTTTCTGGGGCCGGACCTCACCAACGCATACAGCCGGGTCGATACCCTGCGCTTCGCCTCGCTGCTCACGGTGGGGAGCGGGCAGATGCCCTCGTTTCGTTTCTCCTCTGACGACATCGCCGACCTGCGCGAGTTCCTGCGTGCCCTCGATCGCCCGGAGCTGGGGCGGGGTCAGCTCCGCCTGGGGGAGGCCGGCGTCGCCGCGCCGTGGGACCGATTCGACCGGGCGGTCGCGCCGCTCCTAGGTGGCGGGCCGGAGCGCGGGTGGCGGCTGGTACGGACGGGCGCGTGCGTCGGGTGTCACCAGCCTCTCGCCGCGTCCGCAGTGGGCGCCCCGGATCTGTCGCTCGCGGCGACCCGGCTCGATGCGGACGAGCTGCGCGGGGTGCTGACGGCCGGCCGTTCGGACCTCGGCATGCCGCCATCCGGGCTCGCCGGCGCCGACCTCGAGGACGTGGTCGCGTTCCTGCAATGGCTGGCCGCCGAACGCGAGGCGGTCGACTCGGCGTTCGCCTCCATCGCCCGGGATCGAACGATCGACTGGGGGGCCATCCCCTGGTGGGAGTACCGGTGA